The Penicillium digitatum chromosome 6, complete sequence genome contains the following window.
AACGGGGGCGCTATCAGAGGTCTACTTTCTTCTATGGGGCTAGCAGGTCGTGTTGTATCTGATGTCCCTGTTGCCAAACTATCAGGTGGACAATTGGTATGTAAAATGTGAAACAATTGAATCCAGCTAACAATCCTGTCAAATCTAGGTCCGCCTTGCATTAGCTCGAATCGTCTGGGATGCACCACAGCTTCTCATTCTAGATGAAATTACCACGCATTTGGATTTCCACACTGTCACTGCATTAGCTACAGCTCACTCCTCCTTCAATGGCGCCGTGCTTCTGGTTTCACACGACCGTTTCCTTGTTCGTTCTGTGATTGAGGGCAAACGAGACACCAAGTACAAACTTGACGAAGAATTCGAAGGACTCGACGAAGAGACCGACGAAACGCCAAGGCGTCGATCGATCTATGTGATTAAACAAGGCAAGATGAACGAACAGAAAAATGGGGTGGAGCAGTTCGAAAAGAGCCTGGTGAAGCAGGTGCAGAAGTTGTTGCCAGCTATGGATTAGTTGATGTAGTTGATGCGATGACCAATCAAAATGAATATATAGTGACTCAGCACGGAGCCCGCCACGAAACATGTGCGATAAGAGACATTCCCCTCATTCCTCCGCGGAGTACCTCTTAGAATAAATATTCGCCTCCAACATGCAACATTATACCCCTTGAAAGAATTCCCTCATGGCTGGCTCATGCAAGCGAATTTGGTCTTGCTCTAGGGCTGCCCGCCCGTGGGGTATACAGACTCGAGTCCAGAGTACTCGCGCCGCATCAAGACCTGACGCAATCGTCGCCTCCCCTGAATTACCTCCTCCGCACATATCAACTGAATCCTCCAAACTGTCAAAATTCAAGTCTGTGAAGCCCTTCTCCGAGTTCCTCACCGATACCTTTAATCGCCAACATGACTATCTCCGCATCAGCATTACAGAACGGTGCAATCTTCGGTGTCTGTACTGCATGCCCGAGGAAGGCATAGACCTTTCGCCCTCTGCGAAACTGCTGACGTCCCCGGAGATCCTATACCTGTCCTCACTGTTCGTCTCACAAGGCGTGACCAAAATCCGATTGACGGGCGGGGAGCCGACAGTCCGAAAAGACATCGTGCCGTTGATGCAGGACATTGGCAAGCTGCGACAAAATGGGCTTCGGGAACTGTGTCTGACAACCAATGGGATCTCATTATATCGAAAATTAGACCCGATGGTAGAAGCCGGGTTGACGGGAGTCAATCTTAGCCTGGACACGCTGGATCCGTTCCAGTTCCAGATCATGACACGTCGCAAGGGATTCGATGCTGTGATGAAGAGCATCGACCGCATTCTGGAAATGAATCAGGTCGGTGCGGGGATCAAGCTGAAGATTAATTGTGTTGTTATGAGGGGAATGAACGACCGAGAGATCCTCCCGTTCGTGGAACTGGGCCGCGAGAAACCGGTTGAAGTGCGCTTCATCGAGTACATGCCTTTCGGTGGGAACAAATGGAACCAGGGAAAGATGTTCTCGTACCAGGAAATGCTGGCTGTCATCCGAGAGAAGTATCCCACATTTGAAAAAGTGGCCGACCACAAGAATGACACGAGTAAGACATACCGTGTTCCTGGATTCGAAGGGCGCGTGGGATTCATTACGAGCATGACACACAACTTCTGTGGTACCTGCAACCGGTTGCGCATTACTAGTGATGGGAATCTCAAAGTCTGCCTGTTCGGTAACGCCGAGGTCTCATTGCGGGATATCATTCGCAAGGAAAACGGTGGAAACCCAATTGACGTGGATGCAATCAACAATCTACAACTGTTAGAAACAGTACAAACTTCCGCACGCCTTAGTGACAAAGGCGGCTTGGTGAATGAGCGAGAACGTGAGATCCTTGACATCATCGGCATGGCTGTGAAACGAAAGAAGGCGAAACACGCCGGCATGGCGCAACTGAAGGATATGAAGAACCGCCCTATGATCTTGATCGGTGGGTAGTCATgttctttccttctttttttttaatgatTGGAGACGCTTTTATGACCTGTAAATCATCTCGGATCAACTTTTATTTTGGATTCCATGGAATTGGCGATATCTTACTTGATACCGTGCATACATGAAATTGATGTATTTGGACATTGTTACATTGAATCATCAGGCTGATAGATGAACTAGATAATAAACCGAAAGCATGGGGGTCAGGATCTCACTTTTGGTCACCCATACCAATACATATACTTTCGCGTCTCCCTGCAGCTTCCCAAAGTCGTCTGTACCACTCTGGGCGTTCTAAATCAGAGACCGAGAACCGTAATCCACGTCTATCCCCCTCTCTACCCACCGCCTCAGACGCCGACCTCCCTCACCTCACACCATCCAAGACCGTACACATGACCCAGATCACCGAAAAACCCGAAACAAAACGCGTCGCTACCGCCGCCTGCACCGTCTCCTTCTCGAACGCACGACCCTGGGAAATCCTCCGCGAGGGCCAGACCACGCACAAAGGCGACGTCTTCAGCGTTGCCCGGATTGCAGGTATCATGGCCGCAAAAAGAACGCCTGATATCGTGCCCCTTTGTCATCCAGGCATTGGTATTACCGGGGTTGAGGTTAGCGTAGAACTAGTTGAACCTGCGCAAAACAGGGATCATGGCGGCATGCATGTCGTGGCGTCGGTCAGCTGCTTTGGTCGTACAGGGGTGGAAATGGAGGCTATGACCGCTACTATAGGTGCGGCTCTAACGGTTTACGACATGCTAAAGGCTGTGGATAAGGGAATGGTTATTGAATCCGTTCGattgttggagaaacagggtGGAAAGAGTGGGCATTGGGTACGGGAATAAGTTGATTGTAGTTGAAATAGAGTAGGTATAACATGTTCGGTtaatctacaacatacagctCACAAAGGGCTTTGACCAGATGATCCTCCCTAACCCTAATGGGGCATTCTTGCTATAACCGTACCATCCCTGTGTTGATCGTCCCCAGTGCACGATTAATTTGGAAATTAGGTTCCTTTTGTATGGTGCACCCATACTAAAGGtaccaaaaatccaaaaattcaaaaatcaTAAAATTCATTTTTCCCAACCCTTAAGCTTACTCAACGATAAGAGTGCTAAACAGATGGTTTAATAGACAACATAGGTATAACCGTACAACTTCAATGTTCGAATGCTTCAATTATAGCTTATCTACAACTGTTGTAGATTGATTCTAAGTTTATTAGAACCCTTTCATATACCATTTCTGTCTACCTAGAATTTTCCTTTGGCTTGTAACGGGTTGAGTATTAtgatttttgaatttttgaatttttgaatttttggtACCTTTAGTATGGGTGCACCATACAAAAGGAACCTAATTTCCAAATTAATCGTGCACTGGGGACGATCAACACAGGGATGGTGTCctgggcgcttggcacgtACCTATGGATTGGCCCTATATGCCAACCGTTTGAAAACTCCTTCACTGCATTTTCGTAGTTGTAATTTGACCAAAAATCTTTTCATCTTTATTCCACTTTTTATCCGGATATAGCGATGATTCTcaatttttaatttttttaaTATTTGTATTTCTATGTGTGGCCTTTAAAGATATTTCGAGCCCACATCGTTAACTCGAATTGGCTTAGCTGGTTGGTCACTGAGGTTTTAcacttttctctcttttcttcattcaactatgtatgtttttttttctcatttttttttcacattcCTCTATTTGAGGCCGTAAGTTGTGTCAATTCGAGCCATCTCGAGTTGTGTGGGGTTTTTCTTGAAAATCTTGTCACAAAAATCGTGTTTCATCATTACATCGACAACGCCTTCACGGTAAAGAATTCACAGCAAGGACTGCGCATTTTCAAGCCCTGGCGAATTTTGTCGACAAGTGAATATGCATGCACCGCTGATCTGTATGTGCGCCTGGCCTGCTTATAACTTTTAACTGACCACTTTGGACAGTCCGCAAATGGCGGAAGTACATCGGGAATGCCATGATGGCAGTGCTTCCGCCATTGAATTTCTTGACGCTACACTATCTCTATTTCATTGCCACATGCATGATCGCTAGTATCATTTTCTATTTGACATCGACGCCATGGCGTAGCGTTGCCTATGTGGACTCGATTTTCTTGTGTGTCAGTGCCATGACCGGTGCTGGATTGAATACGGTATGGCCTGAATCTCATGGGCTATTTCGTAAGCTAATGGTCCGATTATCAGGTGGATCTGTCAACTCTGAATAGCTTCCAACAAGCAGTTTTGTTCATCCTGCTTATCCTGGGCCATGCCATTCTCATCTCTCTCACCGTACTTCTAGTACGTAAGAGGGCTTTCGAGGCAAAGTTCAAGGGTGTTTCCAATGAGCGGGAAAGAGAGCGGTCTAGTTGTAACCCCTTGGAAGTTGAACTCCAGGCCAGGGGCCGGGAACCTGCTCAGGGAAGCACCGGTACTGATATCCCGGGCGAAAGCAATGGACACAGCGGTAAACCGCACCCAAAGACATCGGTGCTGGCCCAAGTGAAATCGGGAGAGCCATCTTCTCGTGATGAACAGCCATGGATGGAAGATGACCAAAAAACCATCGGTGGCACACCCCgtcatcatcaccaccgAGTCTTTCCTATGGCTGGCATTGGGGCGAGACCGGATCTGCATAATCACCCTCGCGACGCAGTGCCTAACGTCCCCTTGGTAGTCGAGGACTCCGTGTCTGGCTTCAAGGGAATTCTTCGTGGTACACAGAAGTACATGGCGTCTAAGGGGCTCGTGTCCCGCAACTCCCAGTTCCACGATCTCACTCCTGCTGAACGTGACGAACTAGGTGGCGTTGAGTACAAGGCCGTCTCGTTTCTTTCTGTGGTTGTGTTTCTTTACTTTATCTTGTTTATCATCTTTGGTATGGTCGGGGTCGGTGGTTGGCTGGAAGTTAACGATCCCGCCGTGACGCGCACGAACGGCCTTTCGCCTTTCTGGACGGGtgctttctttgctgtttctGCTTTCGTGAACAGTGGCATGTCGCTTCTGGATGCTAATATGACTGCTTTGCAGTTGAAGTTGGTGGCCTAGATCTCTCGCCTTTCAACAGTCAAGCTTGCTGACCCTCTCTAGTGCTTACCCCCTTCTCACAATGGGATTCCTGATTCTAGCTGGAAACACTCTCTTCCCTTGTTTCCTGCGGTTCATTATCTGGACTATGAGGATCATGCTTCCGGACCGGCCGAGGTGGCAGTCGTGGCGTATAACCCTTGATTTCATCTTGAAGCATCCTCGAAGGGTAAGTCATGTTGCAGCACTCTAATAGATTGCAGAATGTAGACACTGATCGTGAAGCCAGGTCTATACGAACCTCTTCCCTGCTCGCCATACGTGGTATCTACTCGGCACGATTGTCATTCTGAACGGTATCGACTGGGCGTCATTTGAGCTACTGTCTATTGGAAACAAGGACATCGAGAGTCTTCCTACCGAGTATCGTGTGTTGGATGGACTTTTCCAAGCCATAGGTTCGTCAACCAATATTACCTCCACCGTCATATCTGAATGAAGCTGATAGATGATCTCGAATAAAGCGGTACGCGCTGGTGGATTCTACGTTGTAACCATTGCCGGTCTTCGCCAGGGTCTCTTGGTTCTCTATGGCAAGTGCTTTGAATTTTTTCGCCCCACTGAAGGATCATCACGCTAATAAAATCTTTAGTACTTATGATGGTAAGACCTATCAGTCTTGTAGCGCATGCACCAACCCCCCAAACTAACACCTCGCCCAGTACGTCTCCGCGTACCCAGTAACGCTCACGATGCGGTAGGTAGCCAGTgaactcgccaaagaaaCCACAATCTAACACCCGCCCAGCAATACGAACGTCTACGAAGAACGCTCGCTAGGAATCTATGCACACGACGAATCCCCAGACTCACCAGCAAACACAAGCCGCAGCAACGTAGTAATGGACCTAATCCGACACCATCTCGGCCGCCCAGGCCTGTCCGAGACTTCGCGTGGCTACTTCGTGCACCAACAGATCCGCTCCCAACTCAGCCATGACCTGTGGTGGATCGCGCTGGCGATAttcttcatcgccatccGCGAGTCAGACCACTATGAATCCCAGCCTGTGTCTTTCTCCACCTTCAACATCATTTTCGAGGTTGTCTCTGCCTACGGCTGTGTGGGTGTCAGTCTTGGATTCCCTGGGAAGAATTACTCGTTCTGTGGAGCGTGGCACACTGTTAGCAAGTTGATTCTTGCTGCTGTGGCTTTACGTGGTAGGCATCGTGGTTTGCCCGTGGCAATTGACAAGGCTATCATGTTGCCCAGTGAATCTTTGGCTTGGgctgaagaggaggatgctgctatgcggAGGGATAGGTCTAGGGTTTGGGCTCAGGAGCATGGGCCTGTTGGGTCTGTTTAGATGTTGCACTTTGATATACCCCCTTTTGCTCGTTCATTTATTGGACTGTTTTATAAAGCGTAGATTTATGAGACCTATGATGAAATGAAGCTTGTTGAGAAAAGATGATTCTTTTGTAGGACTGAGTAACTACCCATGGTGTATCCTGGTAAACAAAGACATATGCAATAACCGTGTGAAGTAGCTGGACATGGACATGGACAAGGAGATATACAAATTAAAAGAATAACTAGACGATCTACTCgtcctccatctccatctcgtcttcatcttcactcTCGATCTCGGCTTCCTCCTCGCTCTCCAattcctcctcatcctcgctgCCATCATCACTGCCAGCAACACCACCcatgtcttcatcttctccaccattcttcttcgcctcctgtctccgcttctcttcctcgatACGGCCTTCTTCGAGGACAGCAGCACGCTCCTCACGCAGCTTGCGCTGCGTCTTAACGAACGCACCGACAGGAGTAGTCTCCCAGTCAACATCCTTGAGGAAAGATTCAACGGCAGAGCGGTTGCGGGGAGCGTACGAGACGTTCATACGGCGCTCCTCGATCCAGCGGGCATTGGTCTCAACCTTCTGCACGAGAAGCAGGATCATCTGGTTGATTTTAGCGTTCTTGTTTCCACCGCTGCGGGCAGAGACCTGCTTCAGCCAGCGCTTGAGGGAGACAACGACGGGCACGGACAGTTCCGGGAACGCAATGTGCTTGGACCACAGGACGAAGAACTCAGAGAGGAGCTCGGCGACCTGCTCACCGATGCCGTCCTGGTAAGTGCGCGAGCGCAGGTAGGATTTGGGCGCGCGGATCGCTGTGTTGAAGTCTAGGGGCTTGAGCGTGCTGGACTTGGGGTGCTTGCGCATCTCTGCGGAGGTTAGGACCTCGAGAAGTGAAGCTGAGAGCGGGATGTAGGTGCCTGTTGCGCGGGAAATACGGAGCAGGGAGCGCGTCAATTGGAAGCGCAGAGGGAAGTACGTGGCGGTTGGGATGAGGCGCATGGCGCCCAGGGTAATTTGCACGACGGGGTAGATAAGGGGACGCAGAGCGGACTGCTTGCCGACTTGAGCCTCGACAAGGCCGTCGCAGTGCTGTGAAAGCACTCGGGACCAGAAGTCCAGTGAGTGCACGTATTGCCAGTTGTAGATGGTCTTGTAGGACTCCTTGGAGGTATTGGTAATGCTCTTGCGCAGGTGCATAGCCAGCTGACGGATGAAGGAGAACCCTGCTGTGTATGAGACGTTCTGGTCAATACCCCAGATTTCGGCTGCAGAGTTCTTCATTAAGTTCACGCCTGCTAGCGTGTGCACCGTTGTGTTGCGGCTACCCTTGACAACACCCTCGTAAGTGGCCTTGAGCACACTCTCCCTGATACCTGCATCTCCCAGAACCATAAGGCGGCGCAGAATCAAGAAACCTGTGATACGGGTGGCGTCAGCCGTAGACACATCAGCCCAAATTCCGACGACAATCTTAACGAGTGTCTTCAGCACCTTGCGGAACTGAAGAAGGTAAGGCAGCATGGGCTCAATTGACGCGAGGGTCAACTTTAGTGTCGATGCGTCGGACAAGTTGACCAGAAGCTGGTGAACTGAAGCAGTGTGCGATTTGATCAGAGGTGTGAGAgtcttgaacttcttggaATCTAATGACACTCTGATTTTGCCAGAAGCGCTCTCCTTGACGGGGAGATGGTGGGCTAGGACCTTGGGGATGGTGTTAAGAGCCGTGATGAGAACCTGGTGGTAGACGTTTTTGTCGGAGATGGTGTATTTTTGCTCGGGGGCATCAGGGTCATTGACATACGCGGCCGCACGGAAAGCGAGCACAGCCTGGCGCATCGCTCGGATCGAGTTTTGCTCCTCCATCAACTTCTGCCACTTCTTGACCATCTCAATAGTCAGGGTCTCATCCTCGGTCTCCTCCTCAggctcctcctccttcttggacttcttcttcttcttcttggctgGTTCCTCATCTTCAGGTTCTTCGCTTTCGCTCAGAGCGTCAACCTCTGAAAGATCGCCTTGGTCACCGAATTCGAGCAGTTCAGAATCGTTTTCCTTCAGATATTTATAGAACTCGGGGTCTTTGTCCTTCAATGACTCCAGCTGGTCCTTGTGCTCATCGTAAGCATCGACGCTGTCGTCATCACTCTCACCCTCAGAAGCCTCAGCGTCTGCCTGTGCCTTATCTTCTGAGCGCTTGCGCTTGCCGATCTTGGGGGTGGTGTCCTTCTTGCTAGCCTTCTTTCCCTTGTCCTCGGGAATATCGAAGCCGCCAGCGAAGAAGTCGTCAACGTTCATTTCGGAGAAGGCATTTTGTTTCTTCAACTCCTCCGGGTTTtctgcggcggcggcggcggcttCGGCTTCGGCACGGCGAGCAGCACTTTTTTCCTTGCGCTTGTCGTTCAGTTGGTGTCTTTGCTTAATCTTGGCATGCGCTTTGCGTCGCTCGAGGACGTCTGGCAGACGCTTCTGCACGAACTTCTTCGTCGATTTTTTTCCTCCAACCATTTTGAGATATTGATGCAGAAAAGAGTCTGCAAGTGTAGCTTGGTCGGAAAATGGCtggtcaaaaaaaaaattggggAGAAAATCGGCGGGTCCGCCTTTCAGACCGCCTTTGCCATTGGGCGATAACGTCTAGACAATCTACAAGACAACAAGACAACCTTCAAACTGACGACTGACGACTGACGACCATTGTACAAATCCTGAATTTGGGTGAAAATGTACTCCCAGCGCCCACTTTCGTATGCGCCGACTCCCTACAGCTACACACCTAACCCCGCCCGGTCAGCCACAATCAACCTTGACGAAGTATGGACCCTTGTCGCCGCACTGATAGTCAGATGGTCTAATGCCACTTCTCGTAGGAAGTCAAACTAGCATCCAGCTCAGCCGAGCGTGACTTATACGAATCACTAGCCGAAATCTATAGCATCATAGTCACTCTCGATGGACTCGAGAAAGCATACATCAAGGATGTGGTCACCGAGACAGAATATACCGAGACATGCACTCGGCTATTGAAGCAATACAAGTCTAGTCTTGGAGACGAGACAGTGTTGCGGGAGTTCGTGGATTTGGAAACCTTTAAGCGGACGTGGGGTGTGAGTGTTCTTCTCCATTTTACCCCTAAAACACCAAGGCATCTCTAATGCCAGATGGACAATGCAGTTGGAATGCCCACGAGCCACAGAGCGATTGCGTATTGGTCTTCCGGCCACAGTTGAGCAAGCTTCTCATGGTGCACCAACCCCCAGCATGGGCGTTGCTGCGACGGGCCAGGCTGGTGGTGCCTCTGGTAGTCTTATTCTGGCAGCAACCGAAAACTTCATTACCTTCCTCGATGCACTGAAACTTAACATGGTATCTAAAGATGCACTGCATCCGCTTTTATCCGAGGTGATTCAATCCGTGAATAAGGTAACAGATACCGATTTCGAAGACCGCGGCAAGATCATTCAGTGGTTGATCGCATTGAATCAAATGCGAGCTACTGAGGAATTGAGCGAGGACCAAGCGCGTGAACTTGCATTTGATATTGAACAGGCTTATCAGGGCTTCAAGGCAACTTTGAACTGATTTGGGGAATCTTTGACTTGATGCACCGGCAAGGCGTTCATATGGACAGTATAGATACCATTATGTTTTCATGTAATATTGTGATCGTTTGTGATTGCTGGCTTAATATACCTACTTTTGATTGTTTTTGATTGAATGTTCTGGCATAAGTACAGTAAGAGCATCTACTGTATGGATCGAACGGCATCTGGCTTAGCGCCATACACTATTTGGGTCAgttctttttcctctttcgaTATCAAATGTTTCTTTCTCACTTGCAGCGGCCTTCGGTTTTATAATTTCTGTTCTCTTGATGTCTTGGTGCCTGATAATCTAGGCGACAGTCAACCCGCGGAACGGCAGCGCCAGCCTTTCCTCTTCAGGAAtattccctttttttctcCGCCACGCTTCTCCAGACTGTGAGGTCAATTTCTTGCCTTACATTCCTCTCCGGCAACGACTAGAGCACACAAAGGTTTCACCATGATCAGCACTACAGATGAGCCTCTACATGGTTAGTTCATAATCTCTTTCCTCAAGTCCATTCGGTCCACAAAAGATAATGGTACTGATAAGCGCAGTGCTTGACCTCCCGCAACTTTACCAGAAGCCCTCGGGAACCGATCTCGTGAAAGCTCTAGCTCTGCTGAGCTTACAGCCACGCACATTTGGCACGACCGCTGATGTCGTCAAAGGCCCCGCGGTCCAGCCCGCGGGAGTGACTCGGTATCTCACATCCATCATCGCCAGCCCACTAGCATGGCTCGATACCGAGGAACTCCGGGAGGCAATCTGGGATGCAGCCGCTGCACGACTGAGTGAACGGTCTGGTCGAACTGGTAAGCAGGCCACTATTTATCCAGCTGTGTTATGTTATCCCGCTGACCGTGACTCATTTACCACCAGCTATGCCGGCAATGTCTCGAATCTTCAACGTGCCCACCTCTTCCAGTGAAGAATACACACTGACACTCCATGAACCGTCAATCACAGCGGATAATCTCGGTATGAAGACTTGGGTGTCTTCCTATCTTCTCGCGCGCCGGCTTCACAAGCTTAAATCGCCACCAGCACTTGTTTCCTCGGCGTCAGATACTCCCTCTACAATCAATCCCCAGAAACCTCTGCGGGCGCTCGAACTCGGCGCTGGAACAGGCTTGGTTGGGCTTTCCTTCGCAGCTCTGCAGGGCGAGTCTGCCACCGTCCACCTTACCGACTTGCCCGAGATTGTTCCCAACCTCGCTCACAACGCTGCCTTGAACGTAGAACTCCTCACCAAAACTGGGGCGACTGTGACCACCGGTTTGCTTGACTGGTCGGTCACGCCGTCGCCCCTTCCAGCTGCGAAAGAGCAGTTTGATGTTATTCTCGCTGCAGATCCATTGTACTCGCCCAGCCATCCCAAATGGTTGGTGGACACCATCAAGCCCTGGCTTAGCCGTGGGCTTGATGCGCGAGTTGTGGCGGAGATGCCGCTACGAGATGCATATCTACCGCAGGTGAAGGAGTTCCGGCAGCGGATGGGCGAGTTGGGGCTGTTTGTTCTTGAGGAGGGCAATGAGGTTGGCTATGATGACTGGGAGGGTGCGGATGGAGGTGCGCTGGCTGTCAATTGTTGGTGGTCAATTTGGGGATGGAGTGAAAAGGTATAATGGCAGTACGGCCAGGTCATAATGACCAAACGAAATGACGAATAATAACGATACACGATAGATTAGAACAAGGATTCCTAGACTTTGCTTTTTGAGCAATGCAACCCCCAAAGATCAAACCTTGAAGATGAACATGCTCGCATCATATTCGATGGAAGTCAACTTGATGAATGAGGAAAACATTGGTCGACAGAAAAGAGGAGCAGTTCCATCACGTGACGATGACGTCGGTGTCACCATTTCGATGGATCGTGGATTTCTACCGGGTCCTGTATTTCTAGGGGTTCAGAACCCTAGCAAGAATGACTTGTATCTATGCTCATTTACAGAAAACAGATATTCTCTACATCCATGTGGTCGGTCAACAGCCCAACGTTCTTCAAGTATCAAGCAAGTTATCCTAACGCGATGACAGACCTGAGTCCAGAGCAAACCGCAAGCATACCAGCCTCCAAATTCCTGGAATCCGAATAATCAGGGTGCTGTTCAAAGCCGACAAAATCCAAGGGTCTGAACTGCGACATAAATACATATACTTCCATCAAGCTACCGACTACGATTCATTCCTTTTGACCTCTCGAGTCGTGCATTACGGAATACGTCGCAAACCCAATATTGCATACCTCACCAAACACCTGTACAATGATTGGGCTTCTAGCCCTCACCTCCATTCCAACAGTGACAGGTGTAGCTCTCGCTTCCAGCGAGCAGCGCAAAGCAAACCAGCGCAAAGAAGAAGCCCGTCGCATGGTGAAGTTCAACATCGTGGCGGAATGCGATGGGGACACGGATGATGACCGCAAATTAAACGGGATGACTGTTGTTGTAAGAGATGAGAAGGTAAGGAACCGTAAGGAACCCTAATGCGGACTAGAGAAAGAGTCTAGAATACGTTTCAGCCCCTCTGAACATTAAAACCACAGCTCAAATTGCAGACTAGACTGATACATCTACCCCCGCAGGTCTACCTCGCCAACCCAGATCCCTCCAAACGATCCCCGCCAGCTTTCACGGCCTTGGCTTTCTACATCGAGTATCCCGAACCAGAGGAACTAAAATACCTCAAGCGTGAGCGTGGCCTCGGCCTCCCAACCTACGTCCAGGACAATCCGCCCCTTCTCAACTGGATCTATGCAGATACCGAAACGTATGAGTTGCGATACGGGAATCGGTCGCAAAGTGTGGAGCAGCTGGTCGAGCCGTGGGACTGGTGTAAGAACGAGAAGTTTATTTCGCTTGAAGGGAAGCAGAATGCTTTCATTGCggttgaagaagaggagggggAATGGGCGCTTCATTTTGA
Protein-coding sequences here:
- a CDS encoding Glucose-inducible SAM-dependent methyltransferase Rrg1, putative, which gives rise to MISTTDEPLHVLDLPQLYQKPSGTDLVKALALLSLQPRTFGTTADVVKGPAVQPAGVTRYLTSIIASPLAWLDTEELREAIWDAAAARLSERSGRTAMPAMSRIFNVPTSSSEEYTLTLHEPSITADNLGMKTWVSSYLLARRLHKLKSPPALVSSASDTPSTINPQKPLRALELGAGTGLVGLSFAALQGESATVHLTDLPEIVPNLAHNAALNVELLTKTGATVTTGLLDWSVTPSPLPAAKEQFDVILAADPLYSPSHPKWLVDTIKPWLSRGLDARVVAEMPLRDAYLPQVKEFRQRMGELGLFVLEEGNEVGYDDWEGADGGALAVNCWWSIWGWSEKIRTRIPRLCFLSNATPKDQTLKMNMLASYSMEVNLMNEENIGRQKRGAVPSRDDDVGVTISMDRGFLPGPVFLGVQNPSKNDLYLCSFTENRYSLHPCDLSPEQTASIPASKFLESE
- a CDS encoding Vacuolar protein sorting-associated, VPS28, encoding MIGLLALTSIPTVTGVALASSEQRKANQRKEEARRMVKFNIVAECDGDTDDDRKLNGMTVVVRDEKVYLANPDPSKRSPPAFTALAFYIEYPEPEELKYLKRERGLGLPTYVQDNPPLLNWIYADTETYELRYGNRSQSVEQLVEPWDWCKNEKFISLEGKQNAFIAVEEEEGEWALHFDRDGDELAGVLGEQGLLDCAFVPVKLARKVVEERPPPPSAAQAPAQRSQGNGQSQK